In the Actinomycetota bacterium genome, CCACGCCGACCGACCTCGTGCGGGCGGATCACCTCCCCACCTCTGCGGCGAACGACCTCTCGGCCCTCACGCGCGAGACGCCCCCCTCCGTCCACCCCGCAACGGGAGGTTACGCCGGGGCCGTCGAGCGCCTCCTCCGGAACTCAGGGCTGGACGCGGAGGGCGTCGGAGGGCGCCTCGCCGACACGCTCATTGCGGTTACGGAGGCCGACAGCATCGTCGGGACGGTGGCCCTCGAACACTTCGGGCCCGTCGCGCATCTCCGCTCGCTCGCCGTCGACCCACACGCGCGGGGAGCGTACGTGGGGACCCTCCTGTGCGCGCACGCGGTGCGCGAAGCGCGCACCCGAGGAGCCCGGAAGATCTATGCGGTGACCGAGACGGCGGCCGGTTTCTTCGAGGACCTGGGGTTCGATCGGTCGGGAACCCGCGAGTCGGTTCCCGAGCCCATCGCCGCAACCCCGCTCATCCGGGACCAATGCGCGGCGGGGGCGGTGGTGTTGCGCCTCGACCTCGAAGGTGCTGCCGGGACGGGGGCGCGACCGGACGGGGCCGCGACCGAGCCGACGCGGTAGCCCGCGGCAGACCCGGCCGTTTCGAGCTCCCCGTCGAGCTACCAGATCGGAGGCGGGGCGGTGGGGCGCCGCCACGGCTCCTTCGGGAAGAACAGCAGCGCCGCGATCACGCCGGTGACGAAGCCCCCGATGTGCGCGAAGTAGGCCACTCCTCCGTTGACGTGCTGGGCGAGCGACGTCGCCCCGGAGAAGAACTGGAGCACGAACCAGAACCCCAGCACGACCACCGCCGGGAGCGAGATCAGGGAGAAGATCAGGAAGACGGGGACGAGGGACAGGACCCGCCGCCGGGGGAACATCACCAGGTAGGCGCCCAGGACTCCCGCGATCGCCCCCGACGCGCCGAGGCTCGGGATGATCGAGTTCACGCCGGTGAGGATCTGCGTCGCGGACGCGATGATCCCCGATGCGAAGTAGAACACGATGTAGGCGAGCGGCCCGATCTTGTCCTCCACGTTGTTCCCGAAGACCCACAGGAACAGCATGTTGCCCCCGATGTGCAGCCAGCTCTCGTGCAGGAACATCGCCACGAACACCGACTGCCACCAGCTCTTGGTCGGGCACCGGCGCTGGAGGACCTGCTGAAGGGCGGCGCCCTCACCGGGGATCTCCTGGTCGATGGCGGCTCGCGCGGGCGCTCCACCCTGGGCCAGGCTGGTGTGGTGGGTGACCTCCCACGGGATCTCGGCATGGCAGAAGAAGAACAGCTGCTGGTTCACTCCGTTCTGACCCGGGTTGAACGTGGGCTCCCACGCCATGAACGCGAGCACGTTGAGGGCGATGATGGCGAGGGTCACCCATGCCGTGCGGCTGGTGGGGTTCTCGTCGCGGATCGGGATCAGCACCGCCGGTAGCCTACGCCGAGAGGCGATTCCGGCCGGTCGTGTTCAGGCCTACGCCGAGTCAGGCGTTCTGGCCGGTCGTGCTCAGGCCGGCGCGTTGGGGGGCTCGGCCACCGGCCCCAGCCCCGTTCGGCGCGCCGTTCGCGGACCTCTTCCGGGCCGGGTTCAGCCGGCTCGTGGCGAACCGCGTGACGATCGCGTCGAACTCCGCGTGGTGCTCCAGGAACACTGCGTGGCCGGCCTTCGGGAACTCGTGGATCCTGCCCCGTCGGAGCTTCGCGGCCAGCGCCCGCGAGTCGGCCGGCTGGACCAGCCGGTCCCGCCCGCCGTAGAGCACCAGGGTCGGCGTGCCGATCTCGCCGAGACGGTCCCGGAAGTCGAACCCGGTCATGGCCCGGAACGTGTCCGCGCGCACCGGCGGCGGGACGGACGCCGCCAGGTCCCGCACGAAGCGGACGTGCTCGGGTCGGGCGCCGTCGCCGAACCCGGTTCGGATGAGCCGGTAGCTCGCGGCCCGCGCGTCGACCGTTCCGGCTTCTCGGGCGAACCACCGGTCGACGACGCTGTTCTCCACGGCCAGCTGCATCGCGAGGGTCAGCATGCGGGAGGGGATCGACGAGCCCGGCCACCGGCGGTCGCCGGCGGCGGTGTGCATGCCCGGCGTGGCGACGAGCACCACACCCCGGACTCGGCGCCGCGCAGTCTCCGGATGCCGGAGCAGATACCCGAGCGTCAGCACGCCCCCCAGGCTGTGCCCCGCCAGCACGAGCCCGTCGCCGGGGGCGTCGTCCACCACCCGGGCCAGCGCCTCCACGGCCAGGTCGAGCGTCAGGTGCGAGCGCGCCACTGCCGTGGAGTGCCCGTTGCCGGGGAGGTCCCATGTCACGGCGGCCAGACGGCCGGACGCCAGGGAAAGCTTCTGGTGGTGCCAGATCGCCTCCGTCACGCACCAGCCGTGCGTGAACACGAGCACGCCCGGCGCTCCGTGCTGGGGGCCGATCCGCTCCGTGTAGATCCGCGACGCCGGGGGCCCCGAATCACGTGGGGACGTCCCCGGGCCGAACCGAGGAGCTCGTTTCCGTTGGCTTCCGCGAACGGGTACCTGGGCCCGGCCGCCAGCCTCCCTACCGCGAACGCGGCGAGCGCGCCTGCCGACCCCAGCACGACCCGGCGGATGGAGCCCATCAGCCGTTCACCGCGTCCGGTCCGGATCGTCCTTCCTCGCGTACGCGAGCGGAGCTCAGAGGAGCTTCCTCAGCGACAGCAGGTCCGACAGGCTCGCCTGGATCTTGATGTGGCCGGCCAGGTAGGAGGAGAACAGGCTCTTGTTGCCGTCGATCATGTCCACCAGGTCGTCGCTGGTGGCGCTGACGCGGATGTGCGCGTCGGGGGCGGGCCCGGCGTGCAGCTCGTCGAACCGCCCGTCGGCCAGCTCCGTCCAGTACCGGGTGTCCAGGTCCGAGACGTTGACCTCGACGACCCGCGGGCTGGACAGGGCGCGCGTCAGATTGGCCTGTGCCGCCTCCGGAGCGTCGTCCAATCGACGGATCAGCTCGTTCAGCTTCTTTTCGACCGTTCTGGCCGTGGCCACGCTACTCCCTGGTCGGGCCTCGTGGGGAAGGAAACCGCGTGGTAAGAGCGCCGCGCATTATAGCGAAGGGGCCCGCCTCAATGGACCCGCCTGCTGGGCTCCCGCCTGCTGGGCTCCCGCCTGCGGGCCTCCCGCCTGCGGGGCTCCCGCCTGCGGGGCTCCCGGTCCATGGGCAGGAACACGCGGGGTATCCTTCGGCCGAGGGCCGGATGGAGCGGCGATGCCGTTCGGACCGGCCACCTAGGGAGGAGGACGGGATGATCGAGGACGTCCGCAAGTACGTCGAGGCGGGGCTGGGCTCGCTCACGCCGGCCCGGGCCCGGGACATGGCGCGCTCGCTGCTCCAGGGCCAGGGCTCGGACCAGGTCAACCGGGTTGCCGGGACCCTCATGGAATGGTCCCGGCGGAGCCGGGAACGCGTCACCGAGCTGGTGCAGTCCGAGGTCAAGCGGCAGCTGCGCGCGGTGGGCGTGGCCACCCGGGACGACCTCGACGCGTTGCGCAAGCGCGTCCGCGACCTGGAGAAGGCGCCCGCCCCGGCACAGGCCTCGGCCCGGTCCTCGAGTACCGCGCGCAGCCCCGCCAGGAAGTCCAGCCCCAGGAAGTCCGCAGCCAAGAAGACCACGGCGAGGAAGTCGGCCGCGAAGAAGTCGACTTCCAGGAAGTCAATGGCGAAGCGAGCCGGCGCCGGTTCCTCGTCCGGAGGCGGTTCCTCGTCCGGCTCCGGCTCCCCGTCGGGCGCCGGCTCTTCGTCGGGCCCCGGTTCGTCGTCCTGACGGTGCGCCGGCGGCTCGACAGCGAGCTGGTTCGCCGCGGCCTGGCGGGCTCACGGACCGAGGCCGCCGACGCTGTTCGCTCCGGCCTGGTCACGGTGGCCGGCCGGCCCGCGGCGAAGCCCGCCACCCTGGTCGCTCCGGAGGAGCCCATCGGGTTGGCCCGGCCGCCGCGCACCTTCGTGTCGCGGGGCGGCGACAAGCTCGCGGCGGCGCTCGACCGGTTCGGCGTCGATCCGGCCGGGCGTGACTGCCTCGACGCCGGCGCCTCCACCGGTGGCTTCACCGACTGCCTGCTCCGGCGCGGCGCGGCTCGGGTCGTCGCGGTGGACGTGGGGTACGGCCAGCTGGCCTGGTCGATCCGGCAGGATCCGCGGGTCGTCGTCCTGGAACGGACCAACGTCCGCGAGCTTGAACCGGAGACGTTGCCCTTTCCGCCCGACATGGTCACCGCCGACCTGTCCTTCATCTCGCTCCACCTGGTCCTTCCGGTCCTTCGCCGGGTGGCGGCGCCGGGGGCGGAGTTCGTCGTGCTGGTGAAGCCGCAGTTCGAAGCCGGCCCGGCCGACGTCGCTTCCGGAGGGGTGGTGCGGGACCCAGCGGTGTGGGAACGGGCGCTCCAGGGCGTCGCCCAGTCGTTCCGTGAGGTCGGCCTGCACCCGGGGGCCGCCATGGCGTCGCCCCTGCTGGGGCCGGCCGGCAACGTGGAGTTCTTCCTGCACGCCGCCGAGGGCCTCCCCGACTCGGTCGACGCCCGGACCCTGAAGGCGGCGGTCCGGGAGGGTCTCGAGCTCCGGGCGGCCTCGTGACCGGGGAGTGCCCGTGGCGACGGACGGCGACATGACCGGAGCCGCGTCGTGACCACGGTCGGGTTCGTCATCCACGGAGGCCGGCCCGCCGCCGTCGAGGCGGCTCGCGACCTGGTGGCCTGGCTGTCGCACCAAGGGGTCGCCTCGCGCAGCCTCATCGAGGACCGCCTGGACGCGGACGAGGTCACCGGCCTGGAGGGCTTTCCCGCCGGGCTGGGCTTGGTCGTCTCGGTGGGCGGCGACGGCACCTTCCTGCGGGCCGCGTACCAGGCGCTCAGGGCCGGCTGCCCGGTGCTTGGAGTGAACGTGGGCCGGATGGGATTCCTGACGGAAGTCGACCCGCCCGAGGCCATCCCCCTCCTGGAACGCGCCATCGCCGGCGTCGCCCGGGTCGACGACCGGCTGGCCGTGGTGGCGGAGCCCGAGCGAGGGACCGACTGGTCCGAGCCGCAGTGGGGCCTGAACGAGGTCATGGTGGAGAAGGGAGCCCGGCACCGCGTGGTCCGCCTGGCCGTGTTCTTCGACGGCGACTACGTGACGACGTTCTCCGGCGACGGGGTGATCGTGGCCACGCCCACGGGCTCCACGGCGTACTCGTTCTCTGCCCGGGGGCCGATCGTCAACCCGTCGGTGGAATGTCTGGTGGTGACGCCGATCGCCGCGCACATGGTGTTCGACCGGTCATTCGTCCTGGGGGCGGGCGAGCACGTCACCATCGAGGTCCTGGGAGAGGAGCAGGGCCTGCTCTCGGCGGACGGCCGGGCGAGCATGCCCCTGCCGGTGGGCTCCCGGGTCAGGGTGCGGGCGGCGGACCAGCGGCTCCGCATGGTGCGGAAGGAAGCCGCCGGGACGTTCTACGGAAAGGTCCGGGACCGCTTCCACCTTCCCGACGAGCGCGACCTCGGGCGGGACTGACCGGATTCTCTGTCACACCCCCGCTGTAGGATCGCCGCGTCGTGCTCCTCGAACTACACATCGCCGGGATCGGGGTCATCGAGGACCTCGACCTCGAGTTCCATCAGGGGCTGAACGTGCTGACCGGCGAGACCGGCGCCGGGAAGACCATGGTCACGGTGGGGCTCACGCTGGCCCTGGGCGGGCGCGCCTCGGCCGTCCTGGTCCGGCGCGGCTCGAAGCGGGCCCGGGTGGAGGCCAGGTTCTTCGCCCCGCCATCGCCCGGGGTGGGGGAGTGGGCCGAGGACGGCGAGGTCGTGCTGGCCCGCACGGTGTCCGAGGAAGGAAAGAGCGCCGCCCGCATCGGCGGCCAGATCGTGCCGGTCTCGGCGCTGGCCTCCATCGCCCCCGAGCTGGTCGAGCTGCATGGCCAGAACCAGGTCCAGCGGCTGCTGGAACCGGGGGCCCAGACCGGGTTCCTGGACCGGTTCGCCGGACCCGAACACGTGGCCGTGGCGGAGGAGTACCGCCAGGCCTACGAGCGGCTCCGCCGGGTCCGGCTTCGCCTGGACGAGCTGGACCGGGAGGCTCGAGACCGGGAGCGAGAGAAGGACCTGTTGGCCTATCAGGTCCGGGAGATCGAGTCGGCCGGGGTCCACCCCGGAGAGCTCGCGGGCATCGAGTCCGAGACCGCCCGGCTCGCCCATTCGGAGCGCCTGCTGGAACGGGCCCGGACGGCCGAGGACGCGCTCGGATCGGACGGCTCGGCCGCCGACCGGCTCCACGAGGCCGCGTCCGCGCTCAGGGACGCCGCTGCGGTCGACCCCGGCGCGGCCGGTGCGGCCGAGCGAGCGACCCAGCTGGCCCAGGAGGCATCGGACCTGGCCCGCGACGTGCGGGACTACCGGGAGGAGCTCCGGGCCGATCCCGCCCGGCTGGAGGAGCTCCAGGAACGGCTCCATGCCCTCCGCTCGCTGGAGCGCAAGTACGGCGAGGGCGAGGACGGCATCCTGGCGTACCTGGAGCAGTCGCAGGCCCGACTCTCCAGTCTGGCCGGGGCCGACGACGAGCGGGCCGGTCTGGAGGCGGAAGCCACGGACATCGACCGGACGGCCCGGGGCCTGGCCGACCGGCTCTCGGCCGGCCGGGCGGATGCCGCGCCTCGCCTGGCGGAGGCCCTGGAAGCCGAGCTGCACGAGCTCGGCATGCAAGGCGCGTCCGTCCGGGTGACCCTCGAGTCGCAGCAGGAGGAGCTCGGGCCGTCGGGGCGGGAGCGGGCCCAGCTGCTGTTCTCGGGCGGCCCCGGGCAGGCACCGCTGCCGCTGTCGAAGGTGGCGTCCGGCGGCGAGCTCTCCCGGACCATGCTGGCGTGCCGCAGCGTCATGGCCGATCTGGACGCCGTGCCGACCCTGGTGTTCGACGAGGTCGACGCCGGGATCGGGGGCCGGGCAGGCCTGGCCGTGGGGAGGCGCCTGGCTCGCCTGGCCAGGACCAGGCAGGTCCTGGTGGTCACGCACCTGCCGCAGATCGCCTGTTTCGCCGACCGCCACGTCCGGGTCCGAAAGCGCGAGGGCACGGCCACGGTCTCTGTTCTGGATCAGACCGAGCGGGTGGCCGAGATCTCCCGCATGCTGTCCGGCCTCCCGGAGAGCGATGCCGCGGTCTCGCACGCGGAGGAGCTGCTGGCCGAGGCGGAACGGGAACGCGATGTGGGGGCCAGGTCACCGCCGGCCGGGAGGCGCTGAGCCGCCAGGGCGCCCGCTGGTTCGCTACCCTTTCCCTGGACGGTGCCGTCCCCGAAGGTCCCGTCCCGGTCGCAGACCGCGGATCGCGCGCTGGGAGGATCCCCACGGCCATATCGAAGCCCAGAAGCCTCCTGCCGAGGCTGCCGTTCCGGCGCGTCCGGCGGGCCGAGGGCACCGCGCGCGTGGACCGCCGCACCAAGAACCTCCTGCGCCGCATCCACCCCGGCGAGATCGCGATCATCGACCACGAGGACCTCGACCGCGTGGCCGCCGAGGGACTGGTGGACGCCGGCGTGGCGGGAGTGGTGAACGCGGCGAAGTCCATCAGCGGGCGGTACCCGAACCTGGGCCCGCTGATCCTG is a window encoding:
- a CDS encoding TlyA family RNA methyltransferase, encoding MTVRRRLDSELVRRGLAGSRTEAADAVRSGLVTVAGRPAAKPATLVAPEEPIGLARPPRTFVSRGGDKLAAALDRFGVDPAGRDCLDAGASTGGFTDCLLRRGAARVVAVDVGYGQLAWSIRQDPRVVVLERTNVRELEPETLPFPPDMVTADLSFISLHLVLPVLRRVAAPGAEFVVLVKPQFEAGPADVASGGVVRDPAVWERALQGVAQSFREVGLHPGAAMASPLLGPAGNVEFFLHAAEGLPDSVDARTLKAAVREGLELRAAS
- a CDS encoding GNAT family N-acetyltransferase, whose protein sequence is MGKPHRPLFEAALERAGGGRPLVVGDRIDTDIAGAAEMGWDSLLVFTRVATPTDLVRADHLPTSAANDLSALTRETPPSVHPATGGYAGAVERLLRNSGLDAEGVGGRLADTLIAVTEADSIVGTVALEHFGPVAHLRSLAVDPHARGAYVGTLLCAHAVREARTRGARKIYAVTETAAGFFEDLGFDRSGTRESVPEPIAATPLIRDQCAAGAVVLRLDLEGAAGTGARPDGAATEPTR
- a CDS encoding rhomboid family intramembrane serine protease, with the translated sequence MIPIRDENPTSRTAWVTLAIIALNVLAFMAWEPTFNPGQNGVNQQLFFFCHAEIPWEVTHHTSLAQGGAPARAAIDQEIPGEGAALQQVLQRRCPTKSWWQSVFVAMFLHESWLHIGGNMLFLWVFGNNVEDKIGPLAYIVFYFASGIIASATQILTGVNSIIPSLGASGAIAGVLGAYLVMFPRRRVLSLVPVFLIFSLISLPAVVVLGFWFVLQFFSGATSLAQHVNGGVAYFAHIGGFVTGVIAALLFFPKEPWRRPTAPPPIW
- a CDS encoding SCP2 sterol-binding domain-containing protein, yielding MATARTVEKKLNELIRRLDDAPEAAQANLTRALSSPRVVEVNVSDLDTRYWTELADGRFDELHAGPAPDAHIRVSATSDDLVDMIDGNKSLFSSYLAGHIKIQASLSDLLSLRKLL
- a CDS encoding alpha/beta hydrolase, with product MLVFTHGWCVTEAIWHHQKLSLASGRLAAVTWDLPGNGHSTAVARSHLTLDLAVEALARVVDDAPGDGLVLAGHSLGGVLTLGYLLRHPETARRRVRGVVLVATPGMHTAAGDRRWPGSSIPSRMLTLAMQLAVENSVVDRWFAREAGTVDARAASYRLIRTGFGDGARPEHVRFVRDLAASVPPPVRADTFRAMTGFDFRDRLGEIGTPTLVLYGGRDRLVQPADSRALAAKLRRGRIHEFPKAGHAVFLEHHAEFDAIVTRFATSRLNPARKRSANGAPNGAGAGGRAPQRAGLSTTGQNA
- a CDS encoding NAD(+)/NADH kinase, whose amino-acid sequence is MTTVGFVIHGGRPAAVEAARDLVAWLSHQGVASRSLIEDRLDADEVTGLEGFPAGLGLVVSVGGDGTFLRAAYQALRAGCPVLGVNVGRMGFLTEVDPPEAIPLLERAIAGVARVDDRLAVVAEPERGTDWSEPQWGLNEVMVEKGARHRVVRLAVFFDGDYVTTFSGDGVIVATPTGSTAYSFSARGPIVNPSVECLVVTPIAAHMVFDRSFVLGAGEHVTIEVLGEEQGLLSADGRASMPLPVGSRVRVRAADQRLRMVRKEAAGTFYGKVRDRFHLPDERDLGRD
- the recN gene encoding DNA repair protein RecN translates to MLLELHIAGIGVIEDLDLEFHQGLNVLTGETGAGKTMVTVGLTLALGGRASAVLVRRGSKRARVEARFFAPPSPGVGEWAEDGEVVLARTVSEEGKSAARIGGQIVPVSALASIAPELVELHGQNQVQRLLEPGAQTGFLDRFAGPEHVAVAEEYRQAYERLRRVRLRLDELDREARDREREKDLLAYQVREIESAGVHPGELAGIESETARLAHSERLLERARTAEDALGSDGSAADRLHEAASALRDAAAVDPGAAGAAERATQLAQEASDLARDVRDYREELRADPARLEELQERLHALRSLERKYGEGEDGILAYLEQSQARLSSLAGADDERAGLEAEATDIDRTARGLADRLSAGRADAAPRLAEALEAELHELGMQGASVRVTLESQQEELGPSGRERAQLLFSGGPGQAPLPLSKVASGGELSRTMLACRSVMADLDAVPTLVFDEVDAGIGGRAGLAVGRRLARLARTRQVLVVTHLPQIACFADRHVRVRKREGTATVSVLDQTERVAEISRMLSGLPESDAAVSHAEELLAEAERERDVGARSPPAGRR